In Panthera leo isolate Ple1 chromosome F3, P.leo_Ple1_pat1.1, whole genome shotgun sequence, one genomic interval encodes:
- the G0S2 gene encoding G0/G1 switch protein 2, translating to METVQELIPLAREMMAQKPNRKLVKLYVLGSVLAFFGVVIGLVETVCSPFTAASRLRDREAAVAELQAARERKVPETQAPLEKGKQQEAVLCSRALSNRLHAS from the coding sequence ATGGAAACGGTGCAGGAGCTGATCCCGCTGGCCAGGGAGATGATGGCCCAGAAGCCCAATCGGAAGCTGGTGAAGCTGTACGTGCTGGGCAGCGTGCTGGCCTTCTTCGGCGTGGTGATCGGCCTGGTGGAGACTGTGTGCAGCCCCTTCACCGCCGCCAGCCGCCTGCGGGACAGGGAGGCAGCGGTGGCCGAGCTGCAGGCCGCCCGGGAACGGAAGGTCCCGGAGACCCAGGCCCCGCTAGAGAAAGGCAAGCAGCAGGAGGCCGTCCTCTGCAGCCGGGCGCTCTCCAACCGGCTGCACGCCTCCTAG